From one Pseudoliparis swirei isolate HS2019 ecotype Mariana Trench chromosome 5, NWPU_hadal_v1, whole genome shotgun sequence genomic stretch:
- the LOC130193422 gene encoding interferon-induced protein 44-like, producing the protein MASKLTISQRRTLCSRLGRVKLRLLYKASVHGFTAAAFHLRCDGRGRTLSVGYNASGRVFGGHTERPFSQSGSFEADDQAFLFTFRGEELLKYPVSVPIYAVRMNGNSGPYFGEALVLIHGNNAAAFSKPGSYYNFDAEEMHGNDLILTECEVYEVEETSELERPWRMIAWESEKRAELLETIKTYKPTDASVSRVRVLLVGPVGAGKSSFFNSINSVFRGHVTSQAIAGCSGTSLTTQFRTYSVKAGRGGKALPVIFCDTMGLEESPGAGLDIDDICSILKGHVPDSYQFNPAAPLHPESNDYRKAPVLKDKIHCVAYVTDATKVPIMPSRLEEKLEAIRRKVNLMGIPQLVLLTKVDEACPLVAEDVSNVYKSGYVQQVAQEVAARLRVPLSCVVPVKNYSEELELDLNVDVLLLSAVLQMLRFADNHFDDIADQLSDADGK; encoded by the exons ATGGCCTCCAAGCTGACCATCAGCCAGCGGCGGACCCTCTGCTCCAGGCTGGGGAGAGTCAAACTGCGTCTGCTGTACAAAGCGAGCGTCCACGGGTTCACGGCCGCCGCCTTCCACCTGCGGTGCGACGGCCGCGGCCGCACGCTGTCCGTGGGCTACAACGCGTCGGGCCGCGTGTTCGGAGGCCACACCGAGCGGCCCTTCAGCCAGTCCGGGTCCTTCGAGGCCGACGACCAGGCCTTCCTGTTCACcttcagaggagaagagctcCTCAAATATCCGGTCTCTGTTCCCATCTACGCAGTGAGGATGAACGGTAATTCCGGTCCGTATTTTGGAGAAGCGTTGGTTCTCATCCATGGAAACAACGCGGCCGCCTTTTCCAAACCGGGGAGTTATTACAACTTCGATGCTGAGGAGATGCACGGCAACGACCTCATCCTGACCGAGTGTGAGGTCTACGAGGTGGAGG AAACCTCAGAACTTGAGAGGCCTTGGAGGATGATCGCCTGGGAATCAGA GAAGAGGGCGGAGCTGCTCGAGACTATCAAGACGTACAAGCCCACAGACGCCTCGGTGTCCCGGGTTCGGGTCCTGCTCGTTGGACCAGTTGGAGCCGGAAAGTCCAGCTTCTTCAATTCCATCAACTCGGTATTCAGAGGCCACGTCACCAGCCAGGCCATCGCCGGCTGCTCCGGCACCAGCCTCACCACACAG TTTCGCACCTACTCTGTGAAAGCTGGACGAGGTGGAAAAGCCCTGCCGGTCATCTTCTGTGATACCATGGGGCTGGAGGAGAGcccgggggcggggcttgatATCGATGACATCTGCAGCATCCTTAAGGGTCATGTCCCGGACAGCTATCAG TTCAACCCGGCCGCTCCTCTGCATCCGGAGTCCAATGACTACCGGAAGGCTCCGGTTCTGAAGGACAAGATCCACTGCGTGGCCTACGTCACCGACGCCACCAAGGTGCCCATCATGCCGAGCAGgctggaggagaagctggaggccaTCCGCAGGAAGGTCAACTTAATGG GGATCCCTCAGCTGGTCCTGCTCACTAAAGTCGACGAAgcctgccccctggtggccgaggACGTGAGCAACGTGTACAAGAGCGGCTACGTCCAGCAAGTG GCCCAGGAGGTCGCGGCTCGGCTCAGGGTGCCGCTGTCCTGCGTGGTTCCCGTGAAGAATTACAgcgaggagctggagctggacctCAACGTGGACGTCCTGCTGCTCAGCGCCGTCCTCCAGATGCTTCGCTTCGCCGACAACCACTTCGACGACATCGCCGACCAACTGAGCGACGCCGACGGGAAGTGA